Proteins encoded by one window of Geobacter sp. DSM 9736:
- a CDS encoding InlB B-repeat-containing protein has protein sequence MKVFGWRLLFLTVFLLSTYNLHAVAADYSIKIDSGAHNRYGLHYPATYKFKIPSAVRGLIAEYRYSLDDQWNRLPQRSKGDMFNGIDAVRFDYENGFAYASVRFSSRSDVIYLRILDGNGLPVNYTFDSIPLFYDDRRAAVTITLDDYADWTHGDFATALQYLEGYGLHFTLGVMSGQVYSWRQLQDLVDRHGAYLEVASHSSHHPRNAGGYAANGYEAEVIGSRDEIRNGLSFNGHPYIPLYIEPYGYSDSTLESYVSSGGYLVSRGVFSGTAFSAWNPEEGRYDRAPLTYHDYGRANDAQFVLEANAHFDQAVSQGGIYHLMDHPWQGMWQAGTPFLQHLDYIHGRSDIWYVPFGRLYQYHFLQERRGGLTISPADTNEDPSGHSHFTINTDSIGNGSITCTPGTTVDPGTAASCWVAADYGHHITDVTVDGTSQPVASRSTFSYSFDPVMRNHGISASFSPNSYSITFVSGGNGSVTGAASQLIGHGASTTAVTAVPAEGFRFVNWTAPDGFISTDNPLVLTNVAARRTVTANFDASSYFVEFLSSGNGTVSGNTGQTVTRGGATTAVTAIPAQGYHFEAWTSADGLVEKSNPLVLSFVTGNRTLTALFAPDTHTVTTESRGGGRIEPTGPVTIRHDSSTSFTVTPADSFRIASVTGCGGSLSGNTYTTGPITSDCSVSATFAEITHTLTGTVEAGKGTIACATPVTSGQSSSCTVTPAPGFMLVRLTDNGMDRTSEVQDNIYLLPSVTSAHAIAAEFAGDAYTLADAVTAQQQILGRRKVAEKELLRLDVAPLGPDGAPRPDGTVDVADVVIMLRRLVGIITW, from the coding sequence ATGAAGGTATTTGGCTGGAGGCTTTTATTCCTGACAGTCTTTCTTCTTTCAACGTACAATCTGCATGCAGTCGCAGCCGATTACTCCATAAAGATCGACAGTGGTGCTCACAACAGGTATGGTCTCCACTACCCCGCAACCTACAAATTTAAGATACCCAGCGCGGTCCGTGGGCTGATAGCGGAATACAGGTATTCCCTCGATGACCAATGGAACAGGCTGCCTCAAAGAAGTAAAGGCGACATGTTCAACGGCATCGACGCCGTTCGTTTCGATTACGAGAACGGCTTTGCATACGCAAGTGTAAGGTTCAGCAGTAGGTCCGACGTAATCTACCTGCGCATCCTCGATGGAAACGGCCTTCCCGTAAATTACACCTTCGACTCGATCCCTCTTTTCTATGACGACCGGAGAGCAGCCGTAACCATTACGCTCGACGATTACGCAGACTGGACTCACGGGGACTTCGCGACAGCTCTCCAGTACCTCGAAGGTTACGGATTGCATTTCACTCTAGGGGTGATGTCGGGGCAGGTTTACTCATGGAGGCAGTTGCAAGATCTTGTAGACAGGCACGGGGCGTACCTCGAAGTAGCTTCCCACAGCAGCCACCATCCCCGGAATGCAGGAGGGTACGCCGCCAACGGGTATGAAGCGGAAGTAATCGGAAGCAGAGATGAAATCCGAAACGGATTATCATTTAACGGACACCCATACATTCCGCTGTACATCGAACCATACGGCTATTCCGATTCAACTCTCGAATCGTACGTCTCCTCGGGGGGTTATCTCGTTTCAAGGGGGGTCTTCAGCGGAACGGCTTTTTCTGCTTGGAATCCCGAGGAAGGACGCTACGACAGAGCTCCCCTTACCTATCATGATTATGGCAGGGCTAACGACGCACAGTTCGTGCTGGAAGCCAACGCTCATTTTGATCAAGCCGTGTCCCAAGGGGGCATTTACCACCTGATGGACCACCCCTGGCAGGGGATGTGGCAGGCAGGAACGCCGTTTCTGCAGCATCTCGACTACATCCACGGCAGAAGTGACATCTGGTACGTTCCTTTCGGTCGCCTGTATCAGTACCACTTTCTTCAGGAGAGGCGCGGGGGTCTCACCATATCACCTGCCGACACGAATGAAGACCCCTCCGGGCACAGCCATTTCACAATAAATACCGACAGTATCGGTAACGGAAGCATCACCTGCACACCAGGTACAACGGTCGATCCCGGTACGGCAGCGTCATGTTGGGTAGCGGCGGATTATGGGCACCACATCACCGACGTTACCGTCGACGGCACTTCCCAGCCTGTCGCCAGCCGGAGCACCTTCAGCTACTCCTTCGACCCCGTCATGCGCAATCATGGCATTTCCGCCAGCTTCTCCCCCAACAGCTACAGCATAACCTTCGTCTCTGGAGGCAACGGATCGGTTACCGGAGCCGCATCACAGCTGATCGGGCACGGCGCTTCAACTACAGCCGTCACGGCCGTGCCTGCAGAAGGATTCCGGTTCGTCAACTGGACTGCTCCCGATGGCTTCATAAGCACGGACAATCCGCTCGTCCTTACCAATGTCGCCGCTCGGCGGACCGTTACAGCCAATTTCGATGCGAGCTCTTATTTCGTGGAATTCTTGAGCAGCGGTAACGGTACTGTTTCGGGCAACACCGGACAGACAGTGACCCGTGGGGGAGCGACGACGGCAGTTACCGCCATTCCCGCACAGGGATATCACTTCGAGGCCTGGACCTCGGCAGACGGGTTGGTGGAGAAGTCGAATCCACTGGTACTCTCCTTCGTCACAGGTAATCGGACCCTGACAGCCCTCTTCGCTCCCGACACCCATACCGTAACGACTGAAAGCCGGGGCGGCGGCAGAATAGAGCCGACCGGACCCGTGACGATTCGACATGATTCCTCGACCAGCTTTACCGTAACCCCAGCCGACAGTTTCCGGATCGCCTCCGTAACAGGCTGCGGCGGTTCCTTGTCGGGCAACACCTATACAACCGGGCCCATAACATCCGACTGCTCGGTCTCAGCCACGTTCGCTGAAATTACCCACACGCTCACAGGAACGGTCGAAGCGGGAAAAGGCACCATCGCTTGCGCCACTCCGGTAACCTCCGGCCAAAGCTCATCGTGCACCGTCACACCTGCACCCGGATTCATGCTGGTGCGACTCACCGACAACGGTATGGACAGAACGAGCGAGGTTCAGGACAACATCTATCTGCTCCCGTCCGTTACCTCCGCTCATGCCATAGCAGCAGAATTCGCAGGAGACGCTTACACCTTGGCGGACGCGGTAACGGCACAGCAGCAGATTCTTGGAAGGCGCAAGGTTGCCGAAAAGGAGCTGTTGCGGCTCGATGTCGCGCCACTCGGCCCGGACGGGGCACCACGGCCTGACGGCACAGTCGATGTGGCTGACGTCGTGATCATGTTGAGGAGGCTGGTGGGAATCATTACCTGGTAG
- a CDS encoding 4'-phosphopantetheinyl transferase superfamily protein: MYVPATNLSPSEVHIWQFMLDLPADLRSNLRLLLDDEELKRADRLLDREAAGRFINCRGLLRQVLSAYCGTPPGDIRLSYGPFGKPCLEADSPLRFNLSHSRNLAVLAVAMGTEVGIDIEAVDPALPYGNISRTFFSRDECAYIEGLPDAHRLAAFYECWTCKEAYQKGCGAGFSLPSDCFTIVFPPGRDPEMASHRIQPDETRRWTFHKLPLRHGFSGALAIEGKAQQIRMLTSEGKYFTEVEWP, encoded by the coding sequence ATGTACGTGCCGGCAACCAATCTCTCCCCCTCGGAAGTGCATATCTGGCAATTCATGCTCGACCTTCCCGCAGATTTGCGCAGCAATCTGCGCCTCCTGCTGGACGACGAGGAACTGAAACGGGCGGACAGGCTGCTGGATCGTGAAGCAGCCGGGAGGTTCATCAACTGTCGAGGACTGCTCCGCCAAGTCCTGTCGGCATATTGCGGCACCCCCCCCGGAGACATCCGCCTCTCCTATGGCCCTTTCGGCAAACCCTGTCTCGAAGCTGATTCCCCGCTTCGATTCAACCTCAGCCACTCACGAAACCTGGCGGTACTTGCGGTAGCCATGGGTACCGAGGTAGGAATCGACATCGAAGCAGTCGATCCCGCCCTCCCCTACGGAAACATCTCAAGAACCTTCTTCTCTCGGGACGAATGTGCATATATAGAGGGGCTGCCCGACGCGCATCGCCTTGCCGCGTTCTACGAATGCTGGACATGCAAGGAGGCTTACCAGAAAGGATGCGGTGCCGGCTTTTCTCTCCCCTCAGACTGCTTCACGATAGTATTTCCTCCGGGCCGGGACCCTGAAATGGCGAGCCACCGAATTCAGCCTGACGAAACCCGCCGCTGGACTTTTCACAAATTACCCCTGCGGCACGGCTTTTCGGGCGCACTGGCCATTGAAGGAAAAGCTCAGCAAATACGCATGCTTACATCAGAGGGAAAGTATTTCACGGAAGTGGAATGGCCATAA
- a CDS encoding TraR/DksA C4-type zinc finger protein codes for MPELDADRQARLKEMLMEQKRRMWNELREDIFRNTAEPLNAQFEIPQDPGEQSMLDFLEDLQLSVVDIRRQQLTQLDEAVSKLERGTYGICEECGEEINEERLKIMPFANRCRECQEEKEGVAYPPESRI; via the coding sequence ATGCCTGAACTCGATGCAGACCGCCAAGCCCGCCTGAAGGAAATGCTGATGGAGCAGAAGCGCCGCATGTGGAACGAACTGAGGGAGGACATCTTCAGGAATACCGCCGAGCCGCTCAATGCCCAGTTCGAGATTCCCCAGGACCCGGGGGAGCAGAGCATGCTCGACTTTCTGGAAGACCTGCAGCTTTCGGTAGTGGACATCCGCAGACAGCAGCTCACGCAGCTTGACGAGGCGGTATCGAAACTCGAAAGGGGCACCTACGGCATCTGCGAAGAGTGCGGCGAGGAAATCAACGAAGAGCGTCTGAAGATCATGCCCTTCGCCAACAGATGCAGGGAATGCCAGGAAGAAAAGGAAGGCGTGGCATACCCCCCCGAATCCAGGATCTGA
- a CDS encoding transcriptional regulator, protein MKAKRPFVPPERRETVRHRLVDLLSDGSADARELSAAAGIPEREVYDHLEQIRHNRHEYTLVVTPAACRGCGFVFGKRERVTKPGKCPVCRGEHIIPPKFAIEPTPHHRPRKDHHEG, encoded by the coding sequence ATGAAAGCGAAACGCCCTTTCGTTCCTCCCGAGCGCCGGGAAACCGTGCGGCACAGGCTTGTCGACCTGCTCTCGGATGGGAGTGCCGACGCGCGGGAGCTCTCCGCAGCCGCTGGAATTCCGGAACGGGAAGTTTACGATCACCTGGAGCAGATACGCCATAATCGCCATGAATACACGCTTGTGGTCACCCCGGCGGCCTGCCGGGGTTGCGGCTTCGTTTTCGGGAAGAGGGAGCGGGTCACGAAGCCGGGGAAGTGTCCTGTCTGTCGGGGCGAACATATCATCCCCCCGAAATTCGCAATCGAGCCGACACCTCACCATCGACCGAGGAAGGATCATCATGAAGGCTGA
- a CDS encoding hemerythrin domain-containing protein — MQNITEALVAEHRLILRMLDLIARNAPLTSEGRYRNYRFYLDAVDFIRNYADRYHHAKEEDVLFEALVENGMPRHNSPVAAMLLEHDHGRALVRELETAAADALAGRNDRDAEIARLALEYRELLLEHIAKEDDILYPLAERLISGHLREKVTSGYARAEAGMPDDLTERYTGIVTGYEREAATPAAAA, encoded by the coding sequence ATGCAGAACATTACGGAAGCTCTGGTAGCCGAACACCGGCTGATCCTGAGGATGCTCGATCTGATTGCGCGCAACGCTCCTCTGACATCGGAAGGAAGATACCGGAATTATCGGTTCTACCTGGATGCGGTTGACTTCATCAGGAACTACGCCGACCGCTATCACCATGCCAAGGAAGAGGACGTACTCTTCGAAGCGCTTGTTGAAAACGGCATGCCCCGACACAACAGCCCCGTAGCCGCGATGCTACTGGAGCACGATCATGGCCGGGCGCTTGTACGGGAACTGGAAACCGCAGCCGCCGATGCTCTCGCAGGAAGAAACGACAGGGATGCCGAGATCGCCCGTCTCGCCCTTGAGTACCGGGAATTGCTCCTGGAGCATATCGCAAAGGAAGATGATATTCTGTATCCTCTTGCTGAACGTCTGATCTCCGGACATCTAAGGGAGAAGGTGACTTCCGGCTACGCCCGTGCGGAAGCCGGAATGCCCGACGACCTTACCGAACGCTATACAGGAATCGTCACCGGATACGAACGGGAAGCAGCGACACCGGCAGCAGCAGCCTGA
- a CDS encoding iron-sulfur cluster-binding oxidoreductase, whose protein sequence is MSNLGCGCPGSMARVIEREEKETGTPANAPSQLRQWPVQLHLVPPSAPYFQNAEILISADCVAFALGSFHQDLLRGKALAIACPKLDETDAYVEKMALIFRTNEVKSITVAIMEVPCCRGLDIMVRKALDLSGKEIPLETVIVGVNGERRN, encoded by the coding sequence ATGAGTAATCTAGGATGCGGCTGCCCCGGCAGCATGGCGAGAGTCATCGAAAGGGAAGAAAAAGAGACGGGAACCCCGGCGAATGCGCCTTCGCAGCTCAGGCAGTGGCCGGTTCAGCTTCACCTCGTGCCGCCGTCGGCACCATATTTCCAGAACGCGGAGATACTGATCTCGGCCGACTGTGTGGCATTCGCGCTGGGGAGCTTCCACCAGGATCTGCTCCGGGGCAAGGCCCTTGCAATTGCCTGCCCCAAGCTGGACGAAACTGATGCGTATGTAGAAAAAATGGCTCTTATCTTCCGGACGAACGAGGTGAAGAGCATCACCGTCGCGATCATGGAGGTACCGTGCTGCCGCGGTCTAGACATCATGGTACGCAAGGCGCTGGATCTTTCAGGAAAAGAAATTCCACTTGAAACTGTGATCGTGGGGGTAAACGGGGAAAGGAGGAACTGA
- a CDS encoding cupin domain-containing protein, which yields MGDSKGAATGQVFTTSEMIAYQEGSVVSRTLIDKKIGTITVFAFDEGQGLSEHTAPFDAFVQIVDGEAEVVISGDEHVLKAGQMVIMPANQPHAVRARKRFKMLLVMIRA from the coding sequence ATGGGAGACAGCAAGGGTGCTGCAACGGGTCAGGTGTTTACCACGTCCGAAATGATCGCATATCAGGAGGGATCGGTCGTAAGCCGTACGCTGATCGACAAGAAAATCGGCACCATCACCGTTTTCGCGTTCGATGAGGGGCAGGGGCTGAGCGAGCATACCGCACCTTTCGACGCATTCGTTCAGATAGTCGACGGAGAGGCGGAGGTGGTGATCTCGGGGGACGAGCACGTCCTGAAGGCTGGGCAGATGGTAATCATGCCGGCCAACCAGCCTCACGCCGTGCGCGCCAGGAAGCGTTTCAAGATGTTGCTTGTGATGATCAGGGCGTAG
- a CDS encoding DUF3108 domain-containing protein, which translates to MKAEHKNRSRIIALAWAALCYITCFPLTAESQTVPEKLVYKLSWSGVNVGTATQEITESSDVRRIVSTARSNDWLSSFFPVEDLIESVLMKNGAPFPGLTKQYRMKMREGKRTRDREIIFDQEKNIAHFIDHVSGEKAQVPITSNTFDTYASFYYIRHLPLEVGKSVNVTVLYGKETGNVEVKVVKKEKLKTIFGKIDTIVIRPLVKPKGVFEGKGSVQIWLTDDARRIPVKAQTKVTVGSVTATLTDVKLAP; encoded by the coding sequence ATGAAGGCTGAGCACAAGAACCGGTCCCGAATAATCGCCCTCGCCTGGGCTGCTCTCTGCTACATCACATGTTTCCCTCTAACCGCAGAGAGCCAGACGGTCCCGGAAAAACTGGTGTACAAACTATCGTGGTCCGGCGTGAACGTCGGCACCGCGACCCAGGAGATAACCGAAAGCAGTGATGTCCGTCGCATCGTCTCGACCGCCCGCTCCAACGACTGGCTCTCCTCCTTTTTCCCGGTGGAGGACCTGATCGAAAGCGTCCTGATGAAAAATGGAGCGCCCTTTCCGGGGTTAACGAAGCAGTACAGGATGAAGATGCGGGAAGGCAAGCGCACCCGAGACCGGGAGATAATCTTCGACCAGGAAAAGAACATCGCACACTTCATCGATCATGTTTCGGGCGAGAAGGCACAGGTGCCAATCACCTCCAACACGTTCGACACCTATGCCAGCTTCTATTACATACGCCACCTCCCATTAGAGGTGGGCAAATCCGTGAATGTCACCGTTCTTTACGGGAAGGAGACGGGCAATGTCGAAGTAAAGGTGGTCAAGAAGGAAAAGCTGAAAACCATCTTCGGGAAGATAGACACCATCGTCATCAGGCCCCTCGTGAAGCCCAAAGGCGTCTTCGAGGGGAAAGGGTCGGTTCAGATCTGGCTGACCGACGACGCGCGGCGGATACCGGTCAAGGCGCAGACAAAAGTGACGGTCGGAAGCGTGACCGCCACGCTCACCGATGTCAAGCTCGCTCCGTGA
- a CDS encoding NAD-dependent epimerase/dehydratase family protein, whose product MRALVTGGGGFLGKSLVCLLLERGWQVRSFSRNAYESLRALGVEQATGDLADASAVERAAEGCDLVFHVAAKAGVWGAYEEYYAANVTGTENVLAACRRHGIRRLVHTSSPSIVFDGTDMEGVDERVPYPRHYEAAYPETKAMAERLVLGANSAELATVALRPHLIWGPEDNHIVPRILARGRAGKLRRIGTRPCLVDSVYIDNAAAAHVQAAERLAPGSAVAGKAYFITNGEPIPLWDLVNKILAADNLPPVTRTIPPAAAYAAGFLIENVFRLLRLPGEPPMTRFVARELSTAHWFDISAARHDFGYHPAVTIEEGIRRLAAWLAGTGAR is encoded by the coding sequence ATGAGGGCTCTCGTTACAGGGGGGGGCGGGTTCCTCGGAAAATCGTTGGTTTGCCTTCTCCTGGAGCGGGGGTGGCAGGTCAGGAGTTTTTCCCGTAATGCGTACGAATCGCTCCGGGCGCTCGGCGTGGAGCAGGCGACGGGAGATCTTGCAGACGCCTCTGCGGTGGAGCGTGCCGCCGAAGGGTGCGATCTCGTATTTCATGTCGCGGCGAAGGCGGGAGTCTGGGGAGCCTATGAGGAATATTACGCCGCAAACGTGACCGGCACCGAGAATGTCCTTGCCGCCTGCCGTCGCCACGGCATCCGGCGTCTTGTCCATACCAGTTCGCCCAGCATAGTTTTCGACGGGACCGACATGGAAGGGGTTGACGAGCGGGTCCCCTACCCTCGGCATTACGAAGCGGCATATCCGGAAACGAAAGCGATGGCCGAGCGGCTGGTGCTGGGCGCCAACTCGGCGGAGCTGGCAACGGTAGCCCTGCGCCCGCACCTGATATGGGGACCCGAGGACAACCATATCGTCCCACGGATACTGGCTCGCGGCCGAGCCGGAAAACTCCGCCGGATCGGCACACGTCCGTGCCTCGTGGACTCGGTCTACATCGACAATGCAGCTGCTGCGCACGTGCAGGCCGCAGAACGCCTGGCGCCAGGTTCCGCAGTTGCAGGAAAAGCCTACTTCATCACCAATGGCGAACCCATCCCGCTCTGGGATCTGGTAAACAAGATCCTGGCGGCCGACAACCTTCCCCCCGTAACCCGTACCATTCCTCCCGCAGCGGCCTACGCTGCAGGCTTCCTGATCGAAAACGTTTTCCGTCTGCTGCGACTGCCGGGTGAGCCCCCAATGACGCGTTTTGTAGCGCGTGAACTCTCCACCGCCCACTGGTTCGACATCTCGGCAGCCCGCCACGACTTCGGATATCATCCCGCCGTCACCATAGAAGAAGGTATCCGCCGTCTCGCTGCCTGGCTCGCCGGGACCGGAGCCCGTTGA
- a CDS encoding aminotransferase, producing MRYTVSETIRSVHPPPISEVKRWIAGTRHTDLIDLCQAVPDYPPAPALTDHLGSILNDPQTSRYSPDEGLPEVREAVCARYERRYGARISPDQICLTIGASQAFWLAVVTLCRAGDRIIVQSPCYFDHPMALDMLGIGSTFAPFSEDRGGIPSPETIERLISPRTRAILIVTPSNPTGVVIPPTVIHDLLEVAKRHRIALILDETYSDFIPGGARPHDIFTDEAWSDNFIHIMSFGKTYALTGYRAGMLAASAEFVQHALKAQDSMAVCQPRVTQHAVQFGVNHLEEWVGEKRLMMERRHDRFRSEFSTPGNPFSLVASGTFFAWVRHPYAGKTGREVAKRLVEESGVLTLPGEVFGPGLEPYLRLAFGNIGEEAIPEAVARFRSFPA from the coding sequence ATGAGGTATACCGTTTCCGAAACCATCCGATCCGTTCACCCTCCTCCTATTTCCGAGGTAAAACGGTGGATTGCGGGAACCAGGCATACAGATCTCATCGATCTCTGCCAGGCCGTCCCCGACTACCCTCCCGCCCCTGCGCTGACCGACCATCTCGGCTCGATCCTCAACGATCCGCAAACCTCCCGCTACTCGCCCGACGAGGGGCTTCCGGAGGTGCGGGAAGCCGTCTGCGCACGTTATGAACGGAGATACGGCGCCAGGATATCTCCCGATCAGATCTGCCTCACCATCGGTGCCAGCCAGGCCTTCTGGCTCGCCGTGGTCACGCTCTGCCGCGCTGGAGACCGGATCATAGTCCAGTCACCCTGCTACTTCGATCACCCCATGGCTCTCGACATGCTCGGCATCGGCAGCACGTTCGCCCCTTTTTCGGAGGATCGTGGCGGCATACCTTCACCCGAAACCATAGAACGCCTGATTTCCCCCCGCACCAGGGCAATCCTCATCGTCACTCCAAGCAACCCCACCGGAGTCGTAATACCTCCGACGGTCATCCATGACCTGCTGGAAGTAGCGAAGCGGCACCGGATAGCGCTGATCCTTGATGAAACATACAGCGACTTCATCCCCGGAGGCGCGCGGCCGCATGATATCTTCACGGATGAAGCGTGGAGCGACAACTTCATCCACATAATGTCTTTCGGAAAAACCTACGCTCTAACCGGTTACCGCGCCGGCATGCTTGCCGCCTCCGCCGAATTCGTGCAGCACGCCCTCAAGGCCCAGGACTCGATGGCTGTATGCCAGCCGCGGGTTACCCAGCATGCGGTGCAATTCGGGGTAAACCACCTGGAAGAGTGGGTTGGGGAAAAGCGCCTGATGATGGAGCGCCGCCACGACCGGTTCCGGTCCGAATTCAGCACTCCCGGCAACCCTTTCAGCCTCGTCGCCAGCGGAACATTTTTCGCCTGGGTAAGACACCCGTATGCCGGAAAAACCGGTCGGGAGGTGGCAAAACGCCTCGTGGAAGAAAGTGGAGTGCTGACGCTTCCGGGGGAAGTGTTCGGGCCGGGGCTCGAACCGTACCTGCGACTTGCATTCGGCAATATCGGCGAAGAAGCCATCCCCGAAGCCGTTGCGCGCTTCCGCTCATTCCCCGCCTGA
- a CDS encoding fatty acid CoA ligase family protein — translation MSEPAFVNIASHLPDMARRHPHNLAVIFPHGRDDHGRVSYTHFTFSQLHRESDRIARGLETIGIGRGIRTALMVTPSLEFFALTFALFKTGAVPVLIDPGIGVGNVKSCLAEASPEAFIGIPKAHAARILFGWGKHSIRIRLTVGKKYCWGGTTLDSIREDAGEEGYEMAPTGSGETAAILFTSGSTGTPKGAVYSHGNFAAQVEMLRTLYRIQPGEIDLPTFPLFALFAPALGMTSVIPDMDFTKPADVDPRKIIEAIGNFGVTSMFGSPALINRVGRYGEEHRIKLPSLKRVISAGAPVPARVLERFSAMLSAEAEIFTPYGATEALPVCSIGSHEIIGETRRITDSGGGICVGLPVPGIRLEVIRISDEPIPVWDDSLRVPRGTVGELAVQGPQVTASYLNRPDATAMAKIADPDTGGFFHRMGDVGGIDENGRVWFCGRKSHRVVTPAETMFTISCEGVFNAHPRVFRTALVGVGEPKMQQPVLCVELEKEVREADHELIREELLNIARSHLHTATIETILFHPAFPVDIRHNAKIFRERLSLWAAEQLR, via the coding sequence ATGTCCGAACCAGCCTTCGTCAACATAGCCTCCCATCTCCCCGACATGGCCCGCCGCCATCCCCATAACCTTGCCGTGATCTTCCCCCACGGGAGGGACGACCACGGGCGGGTGAGCTATACCCACTTCACCTTCAGCCAGCTCCATCGGGAAAGCGACCGGATCGCCCGGGGGCTCGAAACCATCGGTATCGGGCGAGGCATCCGCACCGCCCTCATGGTTACCCCCAGCCTGGAATTCTTCGCTCTCACCTTCGCACTCTTCAAGACAGGAGCCGTTCCGGTGCTTATCGATCCGGGAATAGGCGTCGGGAATGTCAAAAGCTGCCTCGCCGAGGCATCCCCTGAAGCCTTCATCGGCATTCCCAAGGCGCACGCGGCCAGAATCCTGTTCGGATGGGGGAAGCACTCGATCCGCATCAGACTGACCGTGGGGAAGAAATACTGCTGGGGAGGAACCACCCTCGACAGTATCCGCGAGGATGCCGGAGAGGAAGGCTATGAGATGGCCCCCACGGGCAGTGGCGAGACTGCGGCCATTCTTTTCACCAGCGGCAGCACCGGCACCCCAAAGGGGGCGGTTTACAGCCACGGCAACTTCGCAGCACAGGTCGAGATGCTCCGCACCCTCTACCGGATCCAGCCGGGAGAGATCGACCTCCCCACCTTCCCCCTCTTTGCCCTCTTCGCCCCGGCGCTCGGCATGACATCAGTGATTCCGGACATGGATTTCACAAAGCCTGCCGATGTGGACCCGCGCAAGATCATCGAAGCCATCGGGAATTTCGGCGTCACCTCCATGTTCGGTTCTCCCGCGCTGATAAACAGGGTCGGGCGGTACGGGGAAGAGCACCGGATAAAGCTGCCATCACTGAAGAGGGTAATTTCCGCGGGGGCGCCGGTTCCCGCCAGGGTGCTGGAGCGCTTCTCGGCCATGCTCTCCGCGGAGGCCGAGATCTTCACCCCTTACGGCGCCACTGAAGCCTTGCCGGTCTGCTCCATAGGCAGCCATGAAATCATCGGAGAGACCCGGCGCATAACCGACTCGGGAGGGGGGATCTGCGTCGGCCTTCCCGTCCCGGGGATCAGGCTGGAAGTGATCCGTATTTCGGACGAACCCATTCCGGTATGGGACGACTCCCTGCGGGTGCCGAGAGGAACCGTCGGCGAACTTGCAGTACAGGGACCCCAGGTAACCGCCTCCTACCTCAACCGCCCCGACGCCACGGCGATGGCTAAAATCGCCGACCCGGATACCGGAGGTTTCTTCCACCGGATGGGAGATGTGGGGGGGATCGACGAAAACGGCCGTGTCTGGTTTTGCGGAAGAAAGTCGCACCGGGTCGTGACTCCTGCCGAAACCATGTTCACCATTTCGTGCGAAGGTGTGTTCAATGCCCATCCCCGGGTATTCCGCACGGCGCTTGTGGGGGTGGGTGAACCAAAAATGCAGCAGCCCGTGCTCTGCGTTGAACTGGAAAAGGAGGTGCGCGAGGCGGATCATGAACTCATCAGAGAAGAATTGCTGAACATCGCCCGCTCCCACCTCCATACCGCCACTATCGAAACGATACTCTTCCATCCGGCATTCCCGGTGGACATACGCCATAACGCCAAGATCTTCAGGGAGCGCCTTTCTCTGTGGGCTGCGGAGCAATTGAGATGA